TTTTGAATGAATAACGCTTTATTCGAGATATTTGATGCTAACAAAGGAATATCGTCTCAGAGATTTAAGAAAGAATCTAAATTGCAATGGAAGAGACAATGAAGTGAATGAAAGTTGCCTAAAAGACTACAGAGAATGATACGATATACAATTTCCTTTCTTATATATGTgagatattaattaaaatttactaATTAAAAATTGCAAAACATAAGTGGAATTAAGATTTGATATATAAAAACTAGAAATGTAGTATATGGGTAACAAGGAACAAGAGAAGACAGGTGAGTTATTTCCCTCTGAAATGTTGTGGATCATAGCCCACACCAATTATTGGGCTGGTACAATATCATATGCATAATGGACTTTTGCTATtccattttcatattattaacaaACGTGATTGAAGAATTTGTAAAGGGAACAATTTCCGATACCCTGTTTTTAATCCTCTCAATTAAGCTATGGATTGAGCTCTAGATAATTCTATATTAGGTTGATTTTTAGCTTGTCCAccataatttgtttttaaagtGATTTTCATTTTATCTCAATTCTAGCCTATTTTAAGatttactttaatttgatttattgCTTTGAATTTTACCTATGTGTTCACTTTTATTATATCATTTATCttataaatttgatgttttacaATTGTTATTGTATTAGATTAACATAACACACTTATCAAATACTGAAAACGATAACCATAATTTAATTACATAATAAGTTTTCAATACTTtccaaaagttttaaaaataaattttgaataaaatattacAAGAGAtgatatgaaaagaaaaaataaagtataTGGATAAATCCAGATccattttttgaaatattttgatttgtgaAACTTTTTGTGTTAACATCTTAACCGATTTGTGCTATCTTTATAAACTTTTAAATAGACCTTTTTACGATATTAAAACTTcgttataaatattaattattcagATCTATTCATATTCATTAAGTAGTTGAAATTAAATCAAAACAACAAATATACTTAACGAGTAAGATCTAATTAATTGAAAAAACACAAGCATGCTTAATAACTGACATCCACGTGattaacattaaaatattaaatacaaataaatattgcTTAAAAAACCTCATTGCATTTAGGAAATGAAGACATCGATGGACTAATATCTAGACATAAAAAGGAAATTTTTACATAAATgaactattttaaattaataactaAATCCACCCATtacccctccccccccccccctctctcttctctttttttctatttttctctttctttgtcaTCTCGGTTGTCTCCcttcttcacttttttttttttccatttatctctctctctttctctctctcttaaaaataataattaattattttaatttaaaattaatttaaatagtactaaaatattttaaattcacacatattatttataatatatttgtattaaaaatattttaattatatattcaccacattttaattataatatattaaaatcaaaatctattataattattttttattttttatcttattaacaaaatatattattgtttaaattattatttttatatatattcaccacgtgcattgatacatgcctataatatgcataatgttatgtcggaaaaagacggtttaaaattaatttcaactttatagaaaaaaaatcaattttacaaaagaagaaatcgccacttaatttttttaaaaaattaagaaaacttaatttaaaagactctaacagatttaactcttaaaaattcagagaaaaaggtatgaggttcttatttccactttgagaaggtgttaaacATTCAAAGtagccgctaacgcgcggttatccgatgatttaaaaaaatatttgactaacttttgaaaatattaatttaaaagaaaatgaagactttagaattattttttagaaagaatgatcaaacttaaacattgaaaataatatacatgtatatataaaaagaaaagtttatcaaatgactaagtaaaggtagaaaattatttaaagagtaaattgaAATGAATTGGTCTATCTTTGGGggaatttaattaagttaaaacgaattaaaattaatatctaagcaagcataaataacataagtagaTAAATTACTACAACTCAAAtcgatataaataaataataaataacatatgaaaatatCGTCCGACATTTAGTTTCTATACGtctggactaagctgttggtCATTTGTGTTTTGGGCCTTAATCACAATTCAACTGTATATCGAagctgtatatacactgtatattgaactatatatacactgtatataatgtatataatattatttctatatatcGAATTGTATACCATCTGTTTGTTCCCTGTATCTACTGTATATAACTGtatatcagactatatatacactgtatatcagagtatacaacattattttcatgcatatcagactgtatagatattgtatatcagtgtatagacactgttttccacctgtattccgtgtatacaacccaatatcaatattcaaaccatgAATATTAGCTTCTTTttcatgtatcaacttttcagtaatttgagcaagatgatgggagactctACTCATTTTAAACTAAGCCAaataatatatcatgatatgttaaggTATCAAATCGATGGGCATCCTAGAGGGATtaacaacatatattatatatagacaaagaaaaggaaagaagaaatatattcaagtaactaaggGATACGAAATTAATATATATgctatactaactcaaattttaaagaaagaattaaatcaattaggccataaaagatctaattaaataagaacttaagcatatttttattatctaaatcatgttaaaagaagaaattgaaaacatgaaatctatattgtcaaagaaaactacttggaaaaataatgaacaaaactaagtgctttATATGCTAgttaattaatcctaacacatgctaattataagaaatttctatcattaatctaactattcttaatacatgctaaatTTTTTTTACGAATCAACtgaatataaaacatgaaataattaaataaaagaaagctgaaaaaatattttacctctttccgggcaACTAGACTGAAGATGATGAGCGGAAGacgacttcaccaccacccaaaaaTTTGACAAAACTCcaatccacaaaaagaaaaattaaaaatttagactcaaaCCTTCGTGGGTTTGATGTTATAAGAATTtcgttcttagcctaaatttagacttcaatctcctattttctcggaagaaaaatatagattgaaaactagaaatttttacaacttttaggctggggacaagagtccaaaattctagccaagttaatttttttttaaaattttggggTGTCTAAAAACCtccacttcttcttcttcttaatgaaaatatgaacTTTTACATAGGCTCAAAAAATCCCAAATTATTAATGAATTTTCGATGTGAGaggatgttttttttttagaaaaaactaaaaatttcaaaaatacaaactataattaaactaacctaactaacattgtatttagtaaaaaataaaatcttttgagatgattttcgaataaccacataaatagtaatcaaagatatagttatatctTTCTGAAAAGGGGTTGGTACGGATTTTTAAATTATGGCCGGAACCCAAAATATCCATACGCCTTCCGATATGAATGTGGTTACTGTGGTGGAAGTCATTCCTCAGTTCGTTTCTTATGAGTTTTATATTCCTCTTCGGGTTGTGTCCGAGTTCGCTGTTATGAAAAGATTCCACGTTGTGCTGCATCTTCTTTGATGTCGTTTGCACTTTTTTTCATCCTCTTTGCATGTTGAAAATCTCCATTGATCCATCGGAAGAATAATGATGTTAGATCGGTAGgatggtgatccattgataggatgcTTGACAGAATAAAAgcatgtccatcggtaggacgaataaaGATGCTCCATCTGTAGGATAATGTTGCTCTATCGGTAGGATGAAGATCCATTAATAGGatactcaaaaaaataattgtatgtCCATTAGTAGgacaaatgaagatccattggtaggatataaatgaatgtccatcgataggacaaatgaagatccattggtaggatatgttgctccctcgataggacgaatgatgatccattggtaggatgatgttGCATGTCCATCGATAGAACGAATGAGGGTGATCTATCGACAGTatatgatgcatgtccattggtaggacgagtGAAGGTGATCCATCGACAGAATATTTCTACAAAATAATTGtttgtccatcgataggacgaatgaagatcaattggtaggatataaatgcgTTCCATTGATAGaacgaatgaagatccattggtaggatatgttggtcTATCGTTAAGACGAATAacgatccattgataggatatgtTACTCCAAcgaataattatattatttataaattttgacctaaatttttttaatttttatccaaTCTATTTTAAATTCGGCCTAAATTTTGGACCTCTAAAGTCTAAACTAAATAAAACTCGGAGAGACGCAGACCACAGTTGCGGCTTATTCAGTTCAATTATGAGGCAATAGCATGACTAGGCAATTAAATATAATGTTTGTACATTTGTTTTAGTTTGAGCAGCAGCATGGCTGGGCATATCTGACAGTagcatttaaaaattaaatgtaaTGTTTGTACTTTGTATATTGGCACTTGGTCAGATGTCTAAATTGCAAGGACAGTAGATAGCCTCAGGATATTTAAAATGCCGTGGATATTTTTATTTGCAtcaaaaactattttaaaaatattaaaataaattaaactaaaattaaaaaaatctaattgAATCAATCTAAtttgatttgaaatataatacacacttatttaaaaataaatacataaaaatcaaatcaaattaaattttaataaaatcaaattgaaaaatCGGATGGGCACCCCTACCGTTGCAGATCTATTATGTGGCAATCTCATGTGGTGGATAAGGATGACCGTTTTTCTGTCTTTGCTCTTTCTCTGCTACGAGTAATTTAATTTCTCATGATAATTAACTTGAAAGAGACATAAAAATGCGAGCCATAACTGACTTCCGCAGTTGCAACATTTTTCTTcaacataactttaatttactAGGaacaataaagaaaatatattcaTCAAAAGATTAGTCTCATTATTGATTAGTCATCATCCAATAGAATCCTAAAGtccatttttaaattaaatgtgTCTGCTGCTTGTCATTTCAATGAACATCGAAAAAGAGGATGAAGAAGTACTCTTAACATTTTTGAGTTTGATACAAAGTCATTTGATAGTTGCTCTATTGGGTGTGGCTTGTTTTCATGTGCTTTGCATTaagattttaaagttatttttactgttataataacaacaacaaattaCATATgtaatactccctctatttcatattaaataaatttatgagttaatatacatatattaagaaaaatatttaaggacattatttgaattatatttttcattattattctctgtaaaatcataaatataactttacaAGTAGTATGATTTAtctcctaaaaaatataaaacttcaataaataaaaagacaaatatgaaaaaagtttcaaacaaactttgaaaaattcaattatattaaataataaaaaatccctcaaaaattcacttaatatgaaatggagggagtataatttcacaaatagaatataaaaaaataaaatattcacaAATCTTATTCCTTTCttaaagataaatataaaaatattatttttgatatacctcaattcaagaaaatcagtttaggaaaaaaaaacacGAAGTAAAACCATCACAAAACATAGAGAACAATAACTACAGTAGTAACAAATTGCTTGATTCACCAATATTAGGTTAATATGCAAATGCGTAAGAAGAGAACTTTCCAACAATTCCACGTGTCTGGTAATCCCAATATCATGATATTATAAATAGCGATTGTCAAAGTTTAAAGCCTAATTGTGAAATATCTGTCATATTATTAATATCTAAAAAAGATGCATCTTGTTTTCCAATTTCCTCTCACGTATGACCATTGACCCAACCACAATTGCAATTCCCCTGCCATTTGGACACCACTAGTTGTTGCATGATTGTTAAAATCTTTGATTGTTTGGCAACTCTGTTGGGACTGTGCAGATTTGATAAGGACCTCCTATCCAATCTTCTTAATCCACTTAGGCCATATTGAAGATCCTCACATGTTTTTTAATACTCAAATGTATCGACTAATTTGCTGAATAGACGTTCcattaaagaaaaaagattaatataaaatatctaTATGTGAAACCAAGATATGTACTCTCTCTTCAATTCAATCAATATCTTCTTTAACCTTCGTCCTTATGAAGAGTATATGTATAAACAACCTTTGAATAAATAGATTGTTACTTTCAATTTGGTCAAATATATTCAAATTACTAGTTTGAAATGTGAATAGATTAAATAATCACTTCGTTAATTAATAAGAACGAGcttgaaataaattaattaaagtatCTTCATTGATAAACATATGTAGTATGAtaaacattatatatatataaaatatataatataatttaatataaaaaataagggTTGGCGAAGGAATTACACGGTGTGGAATCAAATCCTCTCCATAGAGTTTTCATCATTGACTCAACAATGGCATATGACAATGGATTGGATATTATAAGATTTGGGTTTGGccataaaaatgaaaaacattATGATAGGAAGTGTCTTTTTTTATTAGGTCGTAAGCAAcatacataaatttaaatttgttgaGGTAGAAAATATCGAATattgattgaaaaataaaagaaaatcaacatgTGAAGTCTTATATCTCTAATTTAAAATGACTGTGAGTTATATGCAACATTAATATAAAGATTTCTTTTACACCATCAATTATATTTCTCTATTatatcaaataatttattttatttttaaaatataaaatctcaaattttaAGAAGAATTACTTACTTGTAAAAATATGAAGTGCAaggatttttttgataaatataagtTAAAACTCGTTAAGAATTTGACAAGCTTACACATGCGATCCGTTAAGAGTCTACCTCTATACCTAAAACTAAGGTATACTGACCGGATGAATCAGCTTGAAGTTTATTTCACTGATCACACGATATAAATTCAACCAACTTCTCACcattatcaatttatattactctaatttatttattttggtttactttttCTAAACGTGGTATCAAATCAAAACCAAATTATTATAGTAGATCTTTTTTGCCCTTAATCCTGAACTCTACCAATAGCATATATGACTTGTCAACGTGTGAAGTACAtttgtatttaaaaaattagGCAGGAGGCTATACATgtgtcaacaagttaaaaaaaaagCCTTAAGCGTAGTTCCACCTAAAATGCGTAACTCAGCAGGTAAGTCAGCTTCCCACCGATGCCGCTCAcatattatcattatcatttatCATTTTGTAATTAACAGAGGACACATGTAACAACTATAAATACTTCCAATATAACCATGACAAACCAAAGCGGCatacttttgttttttttataatcacTTGCTTGCCTCAAATCTTCATCTATCCTTTTTTCCTGAATATATATTTGGATCCACAATGATATACCAACACTCACAGATGGAGGAGAGTCATCAAGAAAGAGAGATGGAGTACTGTCGTACTAGGAAGATGAATGCATATATTCATAGCCAAATTATGCGTATTAGAGCAGAGGACTCGCAGCTTGGGGAAGATATAGCTAAGAAGCTTGGGCAAAGAGTTGTTGACCAGGATGTTGCTTCTGTTTTCATCTTGTCTAGGCCTATTTTGCCTGCTTCACCACTTAGCGGCAAAGCCGCAATTAAGTCTGCTAACTAGGTGCGTTCGACTTATCATTTTTCTACTTTCTTCTTATTCATCAAGCAGAGAgacgaattcaaaattttaaatttcgacaatttcttttataaacatGGTGAATGCACGTGTACAAAATCGCTTCCGACAAGGCTTTTAtggatatatttttttctcttgtttTGAAATCCAATTGTGTTTATACAAAATTGTTTCAATTGAATTTAAGGAAGAACAACTTTTTGGATATATGAATTGTTGAATTCTCTTAATTTTAGGGAACCTTTTAATATTATGAGAAAATTGATTCAAAAATTGCGTTAGGTACATCTCTTTTGCTATGACACACTTGTTTTTTGGGTGTATTAGTTAAAATTTTTTACTTTACCACTTCTTAGTAGGAGTAGTACAGTATAAATTTTTAGGTACTCTGTTTTGAATTAAGAATCTTTGTTTTCTGTTTTTAGTTCTTGTAAATAAAATTtcccaagttttttttttacctcTCTTTATCTGCTCTTATAAAATTCAAACTGGTTATTGAAGCTTTAATAATTCTGTTTGATTGGAACAGGAAGATTACTGTACGCTGGACCGCTCACAGGAAAAAGGGAGGACGAAGATGGCGTATATAGAGATGGAGATGAATTACTTACTATCTTATCTCTTCCGTTATGTATATTTTGATGTACAGTATAATACGTAAGTAGGAAGAAAATAGACGAAATCTCCACCTCCCTCactatgtacattaaaatatagaaatacaAAATACGTAGTTGAGAAGCAAAGTTTGTGAGTGACTACTTACCGGTCAatgaaaaaaagagataatGAACACGTACTGCTACTCTGTATGGTGTGACTACTTACCGGTCAACGAAAATTTCAACGTAGCAATCGAATATAAATGAACACGTCAATGTATCTTAGTAAATTGATCGAGGTAGTTGGATATTTGAAAAGACAGAGATTGAGGAGTTGAAATCAATACATGAAACTAATGAATATGAACCACTTCTAATTTTAGGTACCAATGAGACCATTGGCTACATAATCGTCCAAGTAAAACATAAAGAAATTAAACCTAATACTCTTCATTTTCATCATCTTCACCATCACCAGACTCACATCCAACTTCCTCATAGTCCTTCTCAAGAGCAGCCAAATCTTCCCTAGCCTCAGAGAACTCTCCTTCCTCCATACCTTCACCCACATACCAGTGAACAAAAGCTCTCTTCGCGTACATCAAATCGAACTTGTGGTCAATTCTTGAGAAAACCTCAGCTACACTTGTGGAGTTTGAAATCATACAAACAGCCCTCTGAACCTTGGCCAAGTCTCCACCAGGGACAACAGTTGGTGGCTGGTAATTGATACCACATTTAAACCCAGTCGGGCACCAGTCCACGAATTGAATGGTCCTCTTGGTCTTAATTGTGGCTACAGCAGCGTTAACATCCTTGGGCACAACATCACCTCTGTACATCAAACAGCAGGCCATGTATTTCCCATGACGTGGATCGCACTTGACCATCATAGACGATGGCTCAAAAGCAGTATTAGTAATTTCAGCCACAGAAAGTTGCTCATGGTAGGCCTTTTCAGCAGAGATTACAGGCGCATATGAAGAAAGCATGAAATGAATCCTTGGGTATGGAACCAAGTTAGTTTGGAACTCATTTACATCCACATTCAAAGCACCATCGAAACGCAGAGAAGCTGTCAGCGATGAGATAACCTACAGAATCAATCAATTGATTAGTCCGTCTCTTTAATCAAACAATCAGTTTCAAAATAGGAAATAATTCgttgaaaaaaatacaataccTGAGAAATGAGCCTGTTAAGATTGGTGTAAGTAGGTCTTTCAATGTCAAGAGACTTACGGCAGATGTCATAGATGGCTTCATTGTCCAAAAGGATAGCAACATCAGTGTGCTCAAGAAGTGAGTGTGTTGAGAGCACGGAGTTGTAGGGCTCAACTACAGCAGTAGAGACTTGAGGTGAAGGGTAAATGGTGAATCCAAGCTTGGATTTCTTTCCGTAGTCAACAGAAAGCCTCTCAAGAAGCAGAGAACCCAGCCCTGAACCAGTGCCCCCACCAACAGCATGGAACACCAAAAATCCTTGAAGTCCAGTGCAGTTATCGGCTAACTTCCTTATTCTATCAAGACACAGATCCACAATCTCCTTCCCAACTGTCACCAGTATTAACCAATGAACATCatataaaacaaaaaatgaaaCTCGCTCTTTCTGTAAGACTTCGAGCCTTACTTGTATAATGTCCTCTGGCAAAGTTGTTAGCAGCATCTTCTTTGCCGCTGATGAGTTGTTCAGGATGAAACAACTGACGGTAAGTTCCGGTTCTCACTTCATCGATGACAGTGGGTTCCAGATCTACAAAGACAGCACGAGGTACATGCTTTCCAGCACCCGTTTCACTGAAAAAAGTGTTGAAGGCATCATCTCCTCCTCCAACAGTGACGTCTCCAGGCATTTGTCCATCAGGCTTGACAAATTATCAAATACAAGCCGGTCAATTAACAGTGAAATTTTCAAATCGAACTAAATTGATTGAAGTAGAGAGATAAGAGACTGACCTTGATGCCGTGTTCGAGGCAGTAAAGCTCCCAACAGGCGTTTCCGACCTGGATTCCGGCCTGACCAATGTGGATGGAGATGCACTCtctcatttttttccaaaagaaaTTGCAGAAATAGCAGTAGAAAAGTATTGAAAAATGGATGAGAATTTATGgcaagaatgaattgaatagggaGCTAGGGTTTGAAAGAAAGGGTTGGTTTATATAGGAGAGGGAAAGAGGAATTATAGCCGGtggaattttgaaatttgaaatgcTTTCTTTCCAGCTGTTTGTGACCGTTGCCGCTCCTTTACGTTTTCtggaaaatttgaattttttatttcgtTGGGCCTCACAATACTGGACCGAGTTCATCAAAATGATAAGGTCCCTATCAAATGGGCTTGTTTGTTTTTTCTATTGGGCCAATCTTGTGGATTAGCTAGAGATCCAGCCCAAACTAATAACTGGAGAGCCATCACACACACTCTCgctctctctcacacacacaaATTATCAGACAATCTATTTCTCGCTTTACTTATTGGTGAGGAAAAAGTGAAGAGACATAAGATTGTGCATTTAACATGCTAAAAATTATGGTACACTTGATGTGTCATTGTATTATTATTCAATTTGAATGATTTGTTCACATTTTAATTGTTTTACCTTATTAGAGAAGTTTAAACTAAATGAaacaacaattaaaaaaaaaataagagattgAGAAGAGAATCATCGGACGTCGCTCGAGCCCAGAGGCAGAGCAAAAAAAAGCTTTAGATCTTTGCTTGTTTCGTGGTATGGACCAAAGCAAAGGTCCAAACACGGGGAAAAAACAGATTTGGAACAAGGAGATGTTGTGATAAGGTCGGTTGGGGAAACGGTTTCTCTATCCAACAAAATAGGGATAAGGTATGCAAACATCATATTCTCCTCATACCTCACGTGTGCGGTTACACTTAGTATACATTGCGGAGAGACTAATTTATCGCAATGAGGAAATATACAAGTTAATTGTAGTTTTGGTTTACTAGTAAATTTAGCCCTATGGACTATGCTAATAAAATACAACACAACTTCTAGTAATTCAGTGACCATTCATCAATAAATAAGGCCTACAAGCAGCCTGAACTATTTTGACATGATTATTCCATGTTAAACTTTTGAGATGTTTATCAGGGATTTGAAAATCCAGTATCCATCAAGTTCATTATGTGGATTAGGTTGGAAAGTTTACCAGAATTAATTTAATGTATCCTATATAGACGATAGACCTCATTAGAACAAAAATCAGTTGTGGTCCAAAGACACAAAACGAACTTAGCTTCACTGTCTATGTTTGTGGTCCAAATGTCTTTATGTCTGTCTCTAATAATACCATTGCAAACTCATACTTCTCAGCTGTTTTTTATATATCATTGTTGTTCATTATTACTCTCACCTTCTTGTTTTCATGGCCGTTATAATCATTTATATGATTACCATCAAAGCCCCTTATAATTTTGCCTCCTTTTTTTTGTTGGTCTAGTTTTTCCTATTTTCGTAGCTTAATTATAAGCCTAGATTTCAGCAGGGAGTAAAGGGAATGAATTGAATGATCAACCAAACCATTATTACTGTAATTAATCTCATCAACCAAATCACTTCATAAGATTGCATGCAAAAATTACGAAGTGACTTATACCCTATTTGGTAAAAgcttttttaaagttaaaagggtttattaattaaaaaattacttattttaGAGGATCGGagcttttaagaaaaataagtatttttgaATAGTAACAGaagttgatgaacaaaataacttTTTTCCATAAGAACTTTTGGAATTGTTGTTCTAATATTGGCAAAAAGTTACACAAAGGAGATACTAGCACTTTTGGTTTCTCATTTATGGATAAATTCTAGTTTtgattcaagatatttaatCTTTACTTAATTAAAATCTGTTTTTGGTCCCTTATGTTCTGTTTAGACTATTTTTAGAAGTATGTTACCTTCAAACATGGAGTAACACTATTAACTTAATATACACACGGTAATTAAATGATCAAatgattaatatttttgaaaaattgtgaTTATTCACAATAGAAAATGAATTAAAAGGACATATTTCATGTAATTGAAACTTAAATGTGCTTTATCAAATACTATTaagaattaaaattaaaatttgttaATAACCGAGGAGCCAAAAATGCTATTAGTCTTATACTATATGAGCTACCTACTTTTTAAAAAGTACAGTAGTTATATTTAGCTGATTTTTAGTGAACATTTCGATAATTATTGAGCtcttcaaaatcaaaaaaaaaaaaatagagagggaattttgaagggATGAAGGATAAGTGGAAATCTTTGCATGGAGATAATACCCACAAAAATAGCACATGGGTAGTACTCTAGTGGGCATGCTAGTTAATTAGAAGCAGCTTAAACTAGTCTAAATTATTTCACCAAAATGGATCTTATGTCCCCAAAAGTGACTACAACACAACAAAAGCCACTTCATTTGATTAATAAATCCTTTTACTCAAATACAAAATGGGTTTTTGTTCCTTATAATAATATATCTTTTTTTACTATCATTCTAATCTTGACCCTTTTAGTCAATAAATCACATCTTTTCTAGAGCTCCCAAGTATATTATTTggattacaatatctcccttcTGATCTGttaattaatttcatgttttaaaattttatattaagctgtttattttattataaataattacttGAACAGCGGCCACCATTCATTGGCGCCCCCTACTGTTCTTTTCACACTAGCTAATATATAGTTAATGTGTTACTTTGATGAAGAACAGGTCATTTCTCATGATTTGATAGTTTAACTCATAGTTTATACTATCAA
The sequence above is a segment of the Solanum dulcamara chromosome 11, daSolDulc1.2, whole genome shotgun sequence genome. Coding sequences within it:
- the LOC129873818 gene encoding tubulin alpha chain-like, which gives rise to MRECISIHIGQAGIQVGNACWELYCLEHGIKPDGQMPGDVTVGGGDDAFNTFFSETGAGKHVPRAVFVDLEPTVIDEVRTGTYRQLFHPEQLISGKEDAANNFARGHYTIGKEIVDLCLDRIRKLADNCTGLQGFLVFHAVGGGTGSGLGSLLLERLSVDYGKKSKLGFTIYPSPQVSTAVVEPYNSVLSTHSLLEHTDVAILLDNEAIYDICRKSLDIERPTYTNLNRLISQVISSLTASLRFDGALNVDVNEFQTNLVPYPRIHFMLSSYAPVISAEKAYHEQLSVAEITNTAFEPSSMMVKCDPRHGKYMACCLMYRGDVVPKDVNAAVATIKTKRTIQFVDWCPTGFKCGINYQPPTVVPGGDLAKVQRAVCMISNSTSVAEVFSRIDHKFDLMYAKRAFVHWYVGEGMEEGEFSEAREDLAALEKDYEEVGCESGDGEDDENEEY